A genomic stretch from Streptomyces venezuelae ATCC 10712 includes:
- a CDS encoding ABC transporter permease, translated as MSTALTRRPVLAKLRAPSGRSPLHLICLGLVGLIVAAALLAPWLAPHDPNAVDLGAALAGPSAEHPFGVDAAGRDTLSRILLGARTSLLGPLGVVLFSTVAGVALGTAAAWRGGWLDSVLSRATELVFAFPGMLLAVLVISVYGEGLLALVLALGLAYLPYVSRLTRSLVLAERARPYVSAYQVQGHSAAQICLRHVLPNIAPVVLAQSTINFGYALMDLAGLSFLGLGVPPLTPDWGRMVFDGQTAVQYGYPLSAILPCLFVVLTVVAFNVVGERWADHVARRDR; from the coding sequence ATGAGCACCGCACTCACCCGGCGGCCCGTACTCGCGAAACTCCGCGCCCCGTCCGGCCGTTCACCGCTCCACCTGATCTGCCTCGGCCTGGTCGGCCTCATCGTCGCCGCCGCGCTCCTCGCACCCTGGCTCGCCCCGCACGACCCCAACGCCGTCGACCTGGGGGCCGCGCTCGCCGGGCCCTCCGCCGAGCACCCCTTCGGCGTCGACGCGGCCGGCCGCGACACCCTCTCCCGGATCCTCCTCGGCGCCCGCACCTCGCTGCTCGGGCCGCTCGGCGTCGTCCTCTTCTCCACCGTCGCCGGGGTCGCCCTCGGCACGGCGGCGGCCTGGCGCGGCGGCTGGCTCGACTCCGTCCTCTCCCGGGCCACCGAACTCGTCTTCGCCTTCCCCGGGATGCTCCTCGCGGTCCTCGTCATCTCGGTGTACGGAGAAGGGCTGCTCGCCCTCGTCCTCGCGCTCGGCCTCGCCTACCTGCCCTACGTCAGCCGGCTCACCCGCTCGCTCGTGCTGGCCGAGCGCGCCCGGCCCTACGTCAGCGCCTACCAGGTCCAGGGCCACTCGGCCGCGCAGATCTGTCTGCGCCACGTCCTTCCCAACATCGCCCCCGTCGTCCTCGCCCAGTCCACCATCAACTTCGGCTACGCCCTGATGGACCTGGCCGGCCTGTCGTTCCTCGGTCTGGGCGTACCGCCGCTCACCCCGGACTGGGGCCGCATGGTCTTCGACGGGCAGACCGCCGTGCAGTACGGCTACCCGCTCTCCGCGATCCTGCCGTGCCTCTTCGTCGTCCTGACCGTCGTCGCGTTCAACGTGGTCGGTGAGCGCTGGGCCGACCACGTCGCCAGGAGAGACCGATGA
- a CDS encoding ABC transporter ATP-binding protein — MTPSPSTPPAHTPGPPALDVRGLRITLPGTARPVLDGIDLTVGAGETVALVGESGSGKTLTSRSALGLLPPGAVTEGTVLVSGHDVLALDADRLRALRADTVAMIFQDPRAALNPLRRIGDFLTEGVRSARATSKADALARAVELLDAVGLDETALGKYPGQVSGGMLQRVMIAAALMGDPALLLADEPTTALDVTTQAEVIALLARLRKRFGTGLLFVTHDLDLAAAISDRVYVMYAGRIAEAGPAEALFAGPRHPYTAALLASTPRLTTPGGPLSAIPGQPPDLRTSLTGCAFAARCPLATEVCEQSVPEPRPAEETAAHLAACHHSDRLAAEGSVVDA, encoded by the coding sequence ATGACCCCGTCCCCCAGCACACCCCCCGCGCACACCCCCGGCCCGCCCGCGCTGGACGTCCGGGGCCTGCGGATCACCCTGCCCGGCACCGCCCGGCCCGTCCTCGACGGCATCGACCTCACCGTCGGCGCGGGCGAGACCGTCGCCCTCGTCGGCGAGTCCGGATCGGGCAAGACCCTCACCTCCCGCAGCGCCCTCGGCCTGCTGCCGCCGGGTGCCGTCACCGAAGGCACGGTGCTCGTGTCGGGTCACGACGTCCTCGCCCTGGACGCGGACCGACTGCGCGCCCTGCGCGCCGACACCGTCGCCATGATCTTCCAGGACCCGCGCGCCGCCCTGAACCCGCTGCGCCGCATCGGCGACTTCCTCACCGAGGGCGTCCGCTCGGCCCGCGCCACGAGCAAGGCCGACGCCCTCGCCCGCGCCGTCGAACTCCTCGACGCGGTCGGCCTGGACGAAACCGCCCTGGGGAAGTACCCGGGTCAGGTGTCCGGAGGCATGCTCCAGCGGGTCATGATCGCCGCGGCGCTCATGGGCGACCCCGCGCTCCTCCTCGCCGACGAGCCCACCACGGCGCTCGACGTCACCACCCAGGCGGAGGTCATCGCCCTCCTCGCCCGGCTGCGGAAACGCTTCGGCACCGGGCTCCTCTTCGTCACCCACGACCTCGACCTGGCGGCGGCGATCAGCGACCGGGTGTACGTCATGTACGCCGGCCGGATCGCCGAGGCCGGGCCCGCCGAAGCCCTCTTCGCCGGCCCCCGCCACCCGTACACCGCAGCACTGCTCGCCTCCACACCCCGGCTCACCACCCCCGGCGGGCCGCTCTCCGCCATCCCCGGGCAGCCGCCGGACCTCCGGACCTCCCTCACCGGCTGCGCCTTCGCGGCCCGCTGCCCGCTCGCCACCGAGGTGTGCGAGCAGAGCGTGCCCGAACCCCGACCGGCCGAGGAGACGGCGGCGCACCTCGCCGCCTGCCACCACAGCGACCGGCTCGCCGCCGAAGGGAGCGTCGTCGATGCCT